The following proteins come from a genomic window of Desmospora profundinema:
- a CDS encoding DUF1657 domain-containing protein, which produces MTVGTKIQQAVASAEGLAADLKTFALDTNNQQAKQMYKQLAQNMEQVVQQLKTREQQVMTEEPQYNQQ; this is translated from the coding sequence ATGACTGTCGGCACCAAGATCCAACAAGCGGTTGCCAGTGCGGAAGGCCTGGCAGCCGATCTGAAAACCTTTGCTTTGGATACGAATAATCAACAAGCCAAACAAATGTATAAACAACTGGCACAGAATATGGAACAGGTTGTACAGCAGTTGAAAACCCGCGAACAACAAGTAATGACCGAGGAGCCACAATATAATCAACAATAA
- a CDS encoding DUF1657 domain-containing protein — MTVQSKVKQTIASLEGAKATMEMYGQIAQDEQARKTFLRSVKRLESVLERLKKRMGVLEFEEPQYKGF; from the coding sequence ATGACCGTTCAATCAAAAGTGAAACAAACCATCGCCAGCCTCGAGGGAGCCAAAGCCACCATGGAGATGTACGGACAAATCGCTCAAGATGAGCAGGCGCGCAAGACCTTCCTTCGCAGTGTGAAGCGACTGGAATCCGTGCTGGAGAGATTAAAAAAGCGGATGGGGGTATTGGAGTTCGAAGAGCCTCAATATAAAGGCTTTTAA
- a CDS encoding heavy metal translocating P-type ATPase, giving the protein METTVQDRPAKQVKLGISGMTCAACANRIEKNLSKLTGVRKAHVNLASEKASITLEPNQVSINQIIDAIKKTGYKVHSEKTVLSIEGISCASCVNRIEEELKKVEGVLDVGVNFANEKATVETLPDQVEIKQLIVAVQQAGYEAKLDQDADTDAQKEVSQEIYRKQKRMFLIGAVLSAGFLPHMIVDLTGLDLPVHLHPYLQLLLATVVQFYVGARFYTGAYKALRRKSANMDVLVALGTSAAYFYSVARVITGNWEDLYFEASAIIITLIVLGKMLETRARGQTSAAIQKLMGLQAKTARVIREGQEEDIPIEEVTEGDVMVVRVGEKIPVDGVVIEGNSTVDESMLTGESMPVSKSTGDTVIGATINKHGSFRFRATKVGKETALAQVIKLVEEAQGSKAPIQRLVDRVSGIFVPIVLVISVLTFVLTYLLIGFTPALISSVAVLVIACPCALGLATPTAVMVGTGKGAENGILIKGAEHLESAHRLTTVVLDKTGTITKGEPEVTDILTLGQHSKEELLNFAAAAEKGSEHPLGEAIIQAAKRQGLKLGEATRFEAIPGHGIQAEVRGRNILIGNKKLMQKHPLSTKPVDDSIEQLEGEGKTAMMVAVDGEVAGVIAVADTVKETSAQAVKELKDMGIEVVMITGDNRRTAEAIAEQVGINRVQAEVLPEDKSAEVENLKQQGKIVAMVGDGINDAPALAAAHIGIAIGTGTDIALEAADMTLMRGDLMGIVHAIRLSKATIRKIRQNLFWAFAYNVILIPVSAFGLLNPILAGAAMAFSSVSVVVNTLFLRGWKPA; this is encoded by the coding sequence ATGGAAACTACCGTGCAGGATCGTCCAGCGAAACAAGTGAAACTGGGCATTTCGGGGATGACCTGTGCCGCTTGCGCCAACCGGATTGAAAAGAATCTGTCCAAGCTGACTGGGGTAAGGAAAGCCCATGTCAATCTGGCTTCGGAAAAGGCGTCGATCACATTGGAGCCAAACCAAGTTTCCATCAACCAGATTATCGATGCAATCAAAAAAACCGGATACAAAGTTCACAGTGAAAAAACCGTTCTCTCCATTGAAGGAATCAGCTGTGCTTCCTGTGTAAACCGAATCGAAGAAGAGTTGAAAAAGGTGGAGGGTGTCCTAGATGTCGGCGTCAACTTCGCCAATGAAAAAGCGACGGTCGAAACCCTTCCCGATCAGGTCGAGATTAAACAATTGATTGTCGCTGTCCAACAAGCCGGTTACGAGGCCAAACTGGATCAGGATGCCGATACGGACGCGCAAAAAGAAGTGAGCCAGGAAATCTACCGGAAACAAAAACGGATGTTTCTCATCGGAGCAGTCCTGTCAGCTGGATTTCTTCCGCATATGATCGTCGATCTGACTGGTCTGGACCTTCCCGTTCATCTTCATCCTTATCTGCAGCTGTTACTTGCCACCGTGGTCCAATTTTATGTGGGAGCGCGCTTTTACACAGGGGCTTATAAAGCCTTGCGCAGAAAAAGCGCCAATATGGATGTTTTGGTCGCTTTAGGGACTTCAGCAGCCTACTTCTACAGTGTTGCCCGTGTGATCACGGGCAATTGGGAGGATCTTTACTTTGAGGCTTCCGCGATCATTATCACCTTGATCGTCCTCGGAAAGATGTTGGAAACGAGGGCAAGGGGGCAAACGTCCGCCGCGATTCAAAAACTGATGGGATTGCAGGCGAAAACGGCCCGGGTGATTCGGGAGGGACAAGAAGAAGATATCCCGATCGAGGAGGTCACCGAGGGGGACGTGATGGTGGTCCGGGTAGGCGAGAAGATCCCCGTCGATGGGGTAGTGATCGAAGGGAACAGCACGGTGGACGAGTCGATGCTGACCGGGGAAAGTATGCCGGTTTCAAAAAGCACAGGCGATACGGTGATTGGAGCCACCATCAACAAACACGGATCCTTCCGATTCAGGGCGACCAAAGTCGGCAAGGAAACGGCTTTGGCCCAGGTCATCAAGCTGGTGGAAGAAGCCCAGGGATCTAAAGCGCCGATTCAGCGTTTGGTTGATCGTGTATCCGGGATCTTTGTCCCGATCGTGTTGGTGATTTCCGTTTTGACCTTTGTCTTGACTTACCTGCTCATCGGTTTTACGCCGGCGCTGATCAGTTCCGTGGCCGTGTTGGTGATTGCTTGTCCCTGCGCCTTGGGGCTGGCGACGCCGACGGCAGTCATGGTCGGCACTGGGAAGGGAGCCGAAAACGGCATTTTGATCAAAGGGGCGGAGCACCTGGAAAGCGCTCACCGGCTTACCACCGTTGTATTAGACAAGACCGGCACGATCACCAAAGGTGAGCCGGAAGTCACGGATATCCTGACATTGGGACAGCATTCCAAAGAGGAGCTCCTTAATTTTGCGGCGGCGGCGGAGAAGGGCTCCGAGCATCCGTTGGGAGAGGCCATCATCCAAGCGGCGAAACGGCAAGGGTTGAAATTAGGAGAAGCTACTCGGTTTGAGGCGATCCCTGGCCACGGCATCCAAGCCGAAGTGAGGGGACGAAACATCCTTATCGGAAACAAAAAATTGATGCAGAAGCATCCACTCTCCACGAAACCCGTCGACGATTCCATCGAACAGTTGGAAGGTGAAGGGAAAACGGCCATGATGGTGGCCGTCGATGGGGAAGTGGCGGGCGTCATTGCGGTGGCAGATACCGTCAAAGAAACATCGGCCCAAGCGGTTAAGGAACTGAAAGACATGGGGATCGAGGTTGTGATGATTACCGGGGACAACCGACGGACGGCGGAAGCGATTGCCGAACAGGTGGGGATCAACCGGGTACAGGCGGAAGTGCTGCCCGAGGATAAATCGGCCGAAGTGGAGAATTTGAAACAGCAAGGAAAAATCGTGGCCATGGTGGGAGATGGGATTAACGATGCACCGGCCCTCGCCGCAGCCCATATCGGCATCGCCATCGGTACCGGAACGGACATCGCCTTGGAAGCGGCAGACATGACGTTAATGCGCGGGGACTTAATGGGAATTGTTCACGCCATCAGGCTCTCCAAGGCGACGATACGTAAGATCCGGCAAAACTTGTTCTGGGCTTTTGCCTACAATGTGATCTTAATCCCAGTCTCGGCTTTCGGGCTTTTAAACCCGATTCTGGCTGGAGCTGCGATGGCCTTCAGTTCGGTGTCAGTTGTCGTAAACACATTATTCCTTCGCGGATGGAAACCGGCATAG
- the spoVAC gene encoding stage V sporulation protein AC, producing MSDKKKKKLTPIQQEYQGFANEREPDRPILKNCVRAFFIGGAICLFGQVISAFYMHFFDFNERTAGDPTVATLIFLAVLFTGLGVYDQLAQWAGAGTAIPVTGFANSISSAAIEHRTEGYVLGVGGNMFKLAGSVIVFGVFAAFVIAIVKVIILQGLGGF from the coding sequence GTGTCTGATAAAAAAAAGAAAAAGCTCACACCGATTCAGCAGGAGTACCAGGGGTTCGCCAATGAGAGGGAGCCGGATCGCCCGATACTGAAAAACTGTGTTCGCGCTTTTTTCATTGGAGGGGCCATTTGTCTGTTCGGGCAAGTGATCTCCGCTTTTTATATGCATTTCTTTGATTTCAACGAGCGGACGGCGGGAGATCCCACCGTTGCTACCCTTATTTTTTTAGCTGTGCTGTTTACCGGTCTGGGGGTATATGATCAACTTGCGCAATGGGCGGGAGCCGGAACGGCGATTCCGGTGACGGGGTTCGCCAATTCCATCTCTTCAGCCGCTATCGAACACCGAACAGAGGGGTATGTCCTGGGGGTGGGGGGCAACATGTTTAAGCTGGCGGGGTCGGTCATTGTGTTCGGCGTATTTGCCGCCTTTGTGATCGCGATCGTAAAAGTGATCATTCTGCAGGGGTTGGGAGGATTTTAG
- the spoVAE gene encoding stage V sporulation protein AE, with protein sequence MMYFWAFVVGGLICVIGQLMLDGMKLTPAHTTSTLVVIGAVLDGLGLYEPLIDFAGAGATVPITSFGNALVHGAMAEAEKNGLIGVVTGIFEVTSAGISSAIIFGFLAALVFKPKG encoded by the coding sequence ATGATGTATTTTTGGGCGTTTGTGGTAGGAGGGCTCATCTGTGTGATTGGGCAATTGATGCTGGACGGGATGAAACTCACTCCGGCACACACCACCAGTACGCTGGTTGTTATAGGGGCCGTTTTGGACGGATTGGGGTTGTATGAACCATTGATCGACTTTGCGGGGGCAGGAGCCACCGTTCCCATCACCAGCTTTGGTAACGCCCTGGTCCACGGAGCGATGGCGGAAGCGGAAAAAAACGGTCTGATCGGAGTGGTTACAGGGATTTTTGAAGTGACCAGCGCTGGTATTTCCTCTGCGATCATCTTCGGATTTTTGGCGGCATTGGTGTTTAAGCCAAAGGGATGA
- a CDS encoding YhcN/YlaJ family sporulation lipoprotein: MKRTWVIWITLLILISIGCAAPQKQSESSPKPEQPTLINQDKVDTAKTVAQKNRRVDEATAVSINDELSVGLKVTNFDRFFLKSTRKEVFDNLKKRFPKDEIHVTTDSKLFKDLKKLESDARKNPAINKDKAYQQLQKINEDMKG, from the coding sequence ATGAAACGCACTTGGGTTATTTGGATCACTCTGCTGATCCTGATCTCCATCGGATGTGCCGCACCGCAAAAACAATCGGAATCCTCTCCAAAACCCGAACAGCCCACCCTGATCAACCAGGATAAAGTGGATACGGCCAAGACAGTGGCCCAAAAAAACCGGAGGGTAGATGAAGCGACGGCAGTTAGTATCAATGATGAACTATCCGTCGGGTTGAAAGTCACCAATTTTGACCGCTTCTTCCTGAAAAGCACTCGAAAAGAGGTTTTCGATAACCTAAAAAAAAGGTTTCCGAAGGACGAAATTCATGTCACCACTGACAGCAAGCTTTTCAAAGACCTTAAAAAGCTGGAGTCAGACGCACGCAAAAACCCTGCGATCAATAAAGACAAAGCTTATCAACAGTTGCAAAAGATCAATGAAGATATGAAAGGATAA
- a CDS encoding DUF421 domain-containing protein encodes MVPEWAQIILRSLGFLVLLILLTRLLGRKIAARMTMFDVVFAIVIGLIAALVSLNIVANGVYGLIAFLTWGLAGIGLSYLSLKSKWVRDLIHGREAIVIKHGKIMEEQLKKTRFTPEDLLQQLRSKQIFNVADVEFAVMESSGEINALLKANKQPISPKHLGVETSPETGAQTVILDGNIMDESLATMGLNRGWLHTELEKVGISPENVFIAQVDSMGELYLDLFDDAIQPPQPTTRQLLLTTMQKAKADLETFSLDTEDNKAKAMYQHCAKEVASIISDMRLLLK; translated from the coding sequence ATGGTGCCGGAATGGGCTCAGATCATATTGCGGTCGCTCGGGTTTCTCGTTTTGCTGATTCTACTAACCCGGCTGCTGGGGAGAAAGATCGCTGCCAGAATGACCATGTTCGATGTGGTCTTCGCTATCGTGATTGGATTGATCGCCGCTTTGGTATCCTTGAATATCGTGGCGAATGGGGTCTACGGGTTGATCGCCTTCTTGACATGGGGATTGGCCGGGATCGGTTTGAGCTATTTATCATTAAAGAGCAAATGGGTGCGGGATTTGATTCACGGTCGGGAGGCCATCGTGATCAAGCACGGAAAAATCATGGAAGAACAGCTGAAAAAAACGCGGTTTACACCGGAAGATCTGTTGCAGCAACTGAGGAGTAAACAGATTTTCAACGTGGCTGATGTGGAATTTGCCGTGATGGAATCCAGCGGAGAAATCAATGCGCTTTTAAAAGCCAACAAGCAGCCGATCAGCCCCAAACATTTGGGTGTGGAAACGTCTCCGGAAACAGGAGCGCAGACCGTCATTCTCGACGGCAACATCATGGATGAGTCCTTGGCGACCATGGGTCTGAATCGGGGGTGGCTTCATACAGAGTTGGAAAAGGTCGGGATATCACCGGAGAACGTATTTATCGCTCAGGTGGACAGTATGGGCGAACTGTATCTAGATCTCTTTGACGATGCGATTCAACCTCCGCAGCCGACGACCCGGCAGCTGTTGTTAACCACCATGCAAAAAGCCAAGGCAGACTTAGAAACATTTTCCTTGGATACGGAGGACAATAAGGCAAAAGCGATGTATCAGCATTGCGCCAAGGAAGTAGCTTCCATCATTAGCGACATGCGCTTGCTTTTAAAATGA
- the spoVAD gene encoding stage V sporulation protein AD, with translation MIRGRTWIFSNSPRISASSAVGGPFEAQGPLADDFDLLHEDLWQGQDSFEKSEKKMLEQACERAIDKAGMRKEDIQFFLSGDLMNQVISSSFTARSLAVPYLGLFGACSTSMEGLALGSLLVDSGFAERVLVGTSSHNAATEKQYRYPNEYGSQKPPTAQWTVTGAGAAVVTTGGNGIRVTSATIGRVVDMGIQDPFNMGSAMAPAAVDTIEAHFRDLRLSGTEYDLILTGDLGRVGHRIAADLLAKHGLKLPKDRFGDCGMMIYREDQPVQAGASGAACSACVTYGHVLNQMRKGELHKVLIVATGALMSPLSYQQKESIPCIAHAVVLESEGGHFR, from the coding sequence GTGATTCGAGGACGGACTTGGATTTTTTCAAACTCACCGCGGATCAGTGCCTCGTCAGCTGTGGGAGGCCCCTTTGAAGCGCAGGGACCCTTGGCGGATGACTTTGATTTGCTGCATGAGGATTTGTGGCAAGGGCAGGACAGCTTTGAAAAGTCGGAGAAAAAAATGCTGGAGCAAGCTTGTGAACGGGCGATCGACAAGGCGGGCATGAGAAAGGAGGATATTCAGTTCTTTTTGTCCGGGGATCTCATGAACCAAGTGATATCCAGCAGCTTTACGGCGAGAAGCCTGGCTGTTCCTTATCTCGGTCTGTTCGGGGCCTGTTCCACTTCGATGGAGGGACTGGCATTGGGTTCCTTGTTGGTGGATAGTGGTTTTGCGGAACGCGTGTTGGTCGGAACATCCAGCCACAATGCGGCGACAGAAAAGCAGTATCGCTATCCGAATGAATACGGTTCCCAAAAGCCGCCCACCGCTCAGTGGACCGTTACAGGGGCCGGGGCCGCCGTCGTCACCACAGGCGGAAACGGGATTCGTGTCACATCAGCCACGATTGGCAGGGTGGTCGATATGGGCATTCAGGATCCCTTTAACATGGGATCGGCTATGGCACCAGCGGCAGTGGACACAATCGAGGCACACTTTCGGGACCTGCGTCTGTCCGGCACCGAGTACGACCTGATCCTGACCGGGGATTTGGGAAGGGTCGGACATCGTATCGCGGCCGACTTATTGGCCAAGCACGGATTAAAGCTCCCGAAAGACCGTTTTGGAGATTGCGGAATGATGATCTACCGGGAGGATCAACCCGTTCAGGCGGGTGCCAGCGGGGCGGCTTGTTCGGCCTGCGTCACTTATGGACATGTTCTCAACCAAATGCGGAAAGGCGAGTTGCACAAAGTGTTGATCGTGGCAACGGGAGCCCTGATGTCTCCCTTAAGTTATCAGCAAAAAGAAAGCATCCCCTGTATTGCTCATGCCGTGGTGCTGGAGTCAGAGGGAGGGCATTTTAGATGA
- a CDS encoding LuxR C-terminal-related transcriptional regulator, with amino-acid sequence MNAQILATKLYIPSLRPKVVLRPRLTERLNEGLHHKLTLISASAGFGKTTLVSEWLSGCDRPVAWLSLDEGDNDPTRFLTYLCAALRTIGVNIGEGVFGVLQSPQSPSIESILTALINKITATTDNFILVLDDYYVIEAEPIDHALTFLLEHLPPQMHLVIATREGPRFPLTRLRVRGQLTELRVTDLRFTPSEAGDFLNQVMGLNLTLEDIARLATRTEGWIAGLQLAAISMQEHEDTTRFITSFTGSHHFVLDYLVEEVLQQQSESVLTFLLRTSILDRLCGPLCDAVLHEDVGESSSSPAPSGQETLEYLEHANLFVIPLDNERRWYRYHHLFAELLRQRLSQSLADEKMSVDKLHMRASVWYEENGLEIEAFHHAAAANDVERAARLMEGEGLPLHLRGAVAPVLNWLESLPTTVLDTRPSLWVMYASALLTAGQLNGVEQKLQAAEKALQDTVPDERTQNLVGHIAAIRAAMAVSQHQIETIIAQSRRALEYLHPDNLPIRTATTWALGYAYYLQGDRAAANQAYTEALSISRTIGHTIITIMSAIGLGHLQEAENQLDTAIQTYRRVLQLAGDPPLPAACEAHLGLARIFYEWNDLDAALQHGQQSIQLAHQLENTDRIVASEVFLARLKLAQGDVAGAAAMLAKSGQFAHRHHFMFQVSEIAAAQVLTLLHRGNVVAAARLAQKHELPLSQARVYLAQGDTSTALKVLGPLRQQAEAKGWEDERLRVMVLQAVVLHVHGEKAEAVKQLEEALALAEPGGFIRTFVDEGVPMERLLSEAAAYGIMPEYIDQLLNVFEEEQKRVDKSSLPPESPVQPLMEPLSERELQVLQLVAQGLSNREISERLFLALSTVKGHNRNIFNKLQVQRRTEAVARARELGLL; translated from the coding sequence ATGAATGCGCAAATTTTAGCGACTAAACTTTATATACCTTCACTTCGGCCCAAAGTAGTCCTCCGCCCCCGCCTGACTGAGCGGCTGAACGAGGGTCTGCACCACAAACTAACCCTTATTTCGGCCTCCGCCGGTTTTGGTAAAACCACACTGGTCAGCGAATGGCTCTCCGGATGCGATCGACCGGTCGCCTGGCTGTCGCTGGATGAAGGGGATAACGACCCAACACGCTTTTTAACGTACCTCTGCGCTGCTTTGCGGACGATTGGGGTCAATATTGGAGAAGGTGTGTTTGGTGTGCTCCAATCTCCTCAGTCACCGTCAATTGAATCGATTCTGACGGCTCTGATCAATAAAATCACCGCCACCACGGACAATTTCATCCTCGTCCTTGACGACTACTACGTGATTGAGGCCGAACCGATTGACCATGCTCTCACCTTTTTGCTCGAGCATCTGCCACCACAGATGCACCTCGTCATTGCCACCCGTGAGGGTCCACGCTTCCCCCTGACCCGGTTACGTGTCCGGGGACAATTGACAGAGCTGCGCGTGACAGACTTGCGTTTTACCCCCTCTGAAGCTGGCGATTTTCTCAATCAGGTGATGGGCCTAAACCTCACTTTGGAAGACATCGCGCGACTTGCAACCCGAACCGAGGGCTGGATCGCGGGTTTGCAACTAGCCGCGATTTCCATGCAGGAACATGAAGATACCACCCGTTTTATCACATCTTTTACCGGCAGCCACCATTTTGTACTGGATTATCTAGTTGAAGAAGTGCTGCAGCAGCAATCCGAAAGCGTTCTGACTTTCCTGTTGCGCACATCGATCCTCGATCGCCTGTGCGGTCCTCTTTGTGATGCCGTTCTGCACGAGGATGTAGGGGAATCCTCTTCGTCACCTGCTCCCTCCGGACAAGAAACCCTGGAATATCTTGAACACGCCAACCTGTTCGTCATCCCCCTAGACAACGAGCGGCGTTGGTACCGTTACCACCATCTCTTTGCTGAATTACTGCGACAACGGTTGTCTCAAAGTCTAGCGGATGAAAAGATGAGTGTGGACAAATTACACATGCGTGCCAGTGTATGGTACGAAGAGAATGGCCTGGAGATCGAAGCTTTTCACCATGCTGCTGCCGCCAATGATGTTGAACGCGCTGCTCGCTTGATGGAAGGTGAAGGGCTGCCCCTGCACTTGCGTGGCGCGGTGGCTCCTGTACTGAACTGGCTGGAATCGCTGCCAACGACGGTACTGGATACGAGGCCTTCGTTGTGGGTGATGTACGCCTCGGCGTTATTGACGGCCGGCCAACTGAATGGTGTCGAACAGAAACTACAAGCCGCCGAAAAAGCTCTGCAAGACACCGTTCCAGACGAGAGGACCCAAAACCTTGTCGGGCATATTGCCGCCATACGGGCTGCGATGGCTGTCAGTCAGCACCAGATAGAAACGATTATCGCCCAGTCGCGCCGGGCCCTAGAATATCTGCACCCTGACAATCTGCCTATTCGCACTGCCACGACCTGGGCGTTGGGGTATGCCTACTATCTCCAAGGAGACCGTGCCGCGGCCAACCAGGCCTATACAGAAGCCTTATCGATCAGCCGGACGATCGGGCATACCATCATCACCATCATGTCCGCCATCGGCCTGGGCCACTTGCAAGAAGCAGAAAACCAGCTTGATACAGCGATCCAGACCTACCGGCGCGTCCTGCAACTGGCAGGTGATCCGCCGCTGCCGGCTGCCTGTGAAGCGCACCTTGGTCTGGCCCGTATATTCTACGAGTGGAACGACTTGGATGCCGCCCTTCAGCATGGTCAACAGAGCATCCAACTGGCTCATCAACTAGAAAACACGGATCGAATCGTTGCCTCCGAGGTGTTTCTCGCCCGCCTGAAACTTGCTCAGGGAGATGTGGCCGGTGCAGCCGCTATGTTAGCGAAGTCCGGTCAATTTGCACACCGGCATCATTTCATGTTTCAGGTGTCGGAGATTGCTGCGGCACAAGTACTTACGCTGCTTCATCGAGGCAATGTAGTAGCCGCCGCTCGTCTTGCTCAGAAACACGAACTTCCACTCAGCCAAGCCCGGGTATATCTGGCCCAAGGAGATACGTCCACAGCACTGAAGGTGCTTGGGCCATTGCGTCAGCAGGCAGAGGCAAAGGGTTGGGAGGATGAACGGCTCAGAGTTATGGTGCTGCAGGCGGTGGTTCTCCATGTGCATGGTGAAAAGGCCGAGGCTGTGAAACAGCTGGAGGAAGCGCTGGCGCTGGCAGAGCCGGGGGGGTTCATCCGTACTTTTGTGGACGAAGGGGTTCCTATGGAGAGGCTGTTGTCCGAAGCAGCGGCTTATGGCATCATGCCGGAGTATATCGATCAGTTGCTGAATGTATTTGAGGAGGAGCAGAAGCGCGTAGATAAATCCTCATTGCCCCCCGAGTCTCCTGTTCAGCCCCTTATGGAGCCGTTGAGTGAGCGCGAGTTACAAGTATTACAACTGGTTGCCCAAGGACTCTCAAATCGCGAGATCAGCGAGCGGCTTTTTCTCGCCTTGAGTACGGTCAAAGGGCACAATCGGAATATTTTTAACAAACTACAGGTCCAACGGCGCACCGAAGCGGTCGCACGCGCCCGCGAGTTGGGTTTGCTGTAG
- a CDS encoding L,D-transpeptidase family protein, producing MKSWVFLCIIITALFQPFHIQGIQAPPPRIQIDLWEHRLYVIQGSEVIVSYPVAVGKDQCPTPIGEWKVVHMSSDWGGGFGPRWMGLNVPWGQYGIHGTNRPYSIGRNASHGYVRMKNSDVKDLYRMISIGTPVKIVGPIMGRDEYRPKRLVRGDRGSLVLLIQNRLHAAKYYQGTQDGIYGFDLEQAIKRYQKDHQLERTGQIRMEEYIRLGLIE from the coding sequence ATGAAGTCTTGGGTGTTTCTTTGTATCATAATCACCGCGCTTTTCCAACCTTTTCACATTCAGGGGATCCAAGCTCCTCCGCCACGAATCCAGATTGATTTATGGGAACATCGGTTGTATGTGATACAGGGGTCTGAAGTGATCGTTAGTTATCCAGTTGCCGTGGGTAAAGACCAATGTCCCACACCAATCGGTGAATGGAAAGTGGTTCATATGTCTAGCGATTGGGGAGGAGGCTTCGGGCCACGGTGGATGGGCCTGAATGTCCCTTGGGGTCAATACGGAATTCACGGAACCAACCGACCCTATTCCATCGGCCGGAATGCCAGTCATGGGTACGTCCGTATGAAAAATTCCGATGTGAAAGACTTGTACCGGATGATCTCCATCGGAACTCCTGTAAAAATCGTAGGACCCATCATGGGACGGGATGAATACCGACCCAAACGGCTGGTTCGAGGCGACCGTGGCAGCCTCGTTCTGCTTATCCAAAATCGACTTCACGCCGCCAAATATTATCAAGGGACTCAGGATGGCATATATGGTTTCGATTTGGAACAAGCCATCAAACGATATCAAAAGGATCATCAACTGGAGAGAACCGGACAAATCCGAATGGAAGAATACATTCGCCTAGGTTTGATCGAGTAA
- a CDS encoding GNAT family N-acetyltransferase — protein sequence MDIKVDDLTGSEVVELIREHLQSMTLHSPPESIHALDLDALRKPEITFWSVWEGDELVGCGALKELDGQHGEIKSMRTSSSHLRKGVAKRLLQHIMEEAKRRGYRRLSLETGSMDAFEPARRLYASFGFQNCKPFSDYIEDPNSVFMTKEL from the coding sequence ATGGATATTAAAGTAGATGATTTAACTGGTTCTGAAGTGGTTGAATTGATAAGGGAGCATCTTCAGAGTATGACATTGCATTCTCCACCGGAAAGTATACATGCATTAGATCTTGACGCATTGCGAAAACCGGAAATAACATTCTGGAGTGTATGGGAAGGAGATGAATTAGTTGGTTGCGGAGCACTGAAGGAGCTTGATGGTCAACATGGAGAGATAAAATCAATGCGAACTTCTTCATCACATCTAAGAAAGGGCGTTGCCAAGCGACTCCTTCAACACATCATGGAAGAAGCTAAGCGGCGTGGCTATCGGCGATTAAGTTTAGAGACAGGCTCAATGGATGCTTTTGAACCAGCAAGAAGATTATATGCAAGCTTCGGGTTTCAAAATTGTAAACCGTTTTCGGATTACATTGAGGACCCAAACAGTGTATTTATGACAAAGGAATTATGA